In Yarrowia lipolytica chromosome 1F, complete sequence, a genomic segment contains:
- a CDS encoding uncharacterized protein (Compare to YALI0F16962g, no similarity), with the protein MENDELTSLQCLFAVYCEAYETGKPLQQFSTTESELQLKAKKYIEHENVLRQVYQAHEHLSGSREKDEEEQLSTKLQKADIPSLWTLPHGPERIMNVAVALYILFGDKVDPIAFACENGCTQNHEWWYLME; encoded by the coding sequence ATGGAAAACGATGAGCTGACCAGCTTGCAATGTCTGTTTGCAGTATACTGCGAGGCCTACGAGACTGGCAAGCCGCTACAACAGTTTTCCACAACAGAGTCGGAGCTGCAACTCAAGGCCAAAAAGTACATTGAACATGAGAATGTGCTTCGTCAGGTCTACCAGGCCCACGAACACCTTTCAGGAAGCAGagagaaggacgaggaagagCAGTTGAGTACCAAACTTCAAAAAGCAGACATTCCCAGTCTATGGACTCTACCGCATGGCCCAGAACGTATCATGAACGTGGCCGTAGCTCTTTACATTTTGTTTGGAGACAAGGTGGATCCGATTGCGTTTGCCTGTGAGAATGGTTGCACCCAGAACCACGAATGGTGGTATTTGATGGAGTAG
- a CDS encoding uncharacterized protein (Compare to YALI0F17028g, some similarities with uniprot|Q9P905 Emericella nidulans PalC): MSISYTGQLPTTSPLSLTQLITSDRYQQVIENADAARARVREQLKHAKKTGATEANGDIMPVIKALEEYMPHITSIVDNEGVFRFTSQIITCWRLPFQSQSSMANKTPLHGLSFEYIMVLFTYALALATLANQYVARDKEDRWKHASAYISKARGVVDYLRQCRSFQIICNEPPASVPRDLSSATMSALSHMLCGASHMLILYKCDAETYLDGGAPSAGANSGGFSSSLLLRTAIFARDQFETASALLGEPVSKRKLVTSLVKEKSSKFSLSKKLHLRKDDGSPSLAPVSSFESNRDLSSTSSGTLDSLLSWLSRARGVAEGFVFKHMAIQAYENNQIGKAVGAAYAAILQLEDVKIPQKSALYIPVTHLKETLNRHHADYKADNDRLSFEPVPSPSELAQEWPSGRQVISAQKWTPQTSLDLGEDTSSSAPKYSGQGSYY; the protein is encoded by the coding sequence ATGAGCATATCGTATACCGGCCAGCTGCCCACGACCAGCCCGTTGTCGCTGACTCAACTCATCACCTCAGACCGATACCAGCAGGTTATTGAGAATGCCGATGCTGCCCGGGCCCGAGTGAGAGAACAGCTCAAACACGCCAAAAAGACAGGCGCCACAGAGGCGAATGGCGACATTATGCCTGTgatcaaggctctggaggaatATATGCCACACATTACCAGCATTGTCGACAACGAAGGGGTGTTTCGATTCACGTCTCAGATCATCACTTGCTGGAGACTTCCGTTCCAGTCACAGTCGTCAATGGCCAACAAGACGCCTCTGCATGGTCTCAGCTTCGAATATATCATGGTACTATTCACGTAcgctctggctctggctaCCTTGGCCAACCAGTACGTGGCTAGAGATAAGGAGGATCGATGGAAGCATGCCAGTGCATACATTAGTAAAGCTCGAGGCGTGGTAGACTATCTCAGGCAGTGTCGAAGCTTCCAGATCATCTGCAACGAACCTCCAGCCTCGGTCCCTCGAGACCTCAGCTCAGCTACAATGTCGGCCCTTTCACACATGCTCTGTGGAGCGTCCCACATGCTCATTCTGTACAAGTGTGATGCAGAGACCTATCTggatggaggagctccGTCTGCAGGCGCAAACTCGGGAGGGTTTTCAAGCTCGTTGTTACTTCGAACTGCAATCTTTGCCAGAGATCAGTTTGAAACCGCTTCTGCCCTGCTGGGAGAACCAGTATCGAAACGCAAGCTGGTGACGAGTCTAGTCAAGGAAAAGAGCTCCAAGTTCTCACTGTCAAAAAAGCTGCATTTAAGGAAGGACGATGGCTCCCCGAGTTTGGCGCCAGTGTCATCCTTTGAATCAAACAGAGACCTGTCGTCGACGTCTTCGGGAACTCTAGACTCGCTGCTTTCCTGGCTGAGCAGAGCACGAGGGGTGGCCGAGGGATTCGTCTTCAAGCACATGGCTATTCAGGCGTATGAGAACAACCAGATTGGCAAGGCTGTAGGCGCAGCTTATGCAGCCATTCTGCAACTGGAAGATGTCAAGATCCCTCAAAAGTCTGCTCTTTATATTCCAGTGACCCATCTCAAGGAGACGCTGAACCGTCACCATGCCGACTACAAGGCTGACAATGATCGTCTATCGTTTGAGCCTGTTCCTTCGCCTTCAGAGCTTGCTCAAGAGTGGCCCTCCGGTCGACAGGTGATTTCTGCTCAAAAGTGGACTCCACAAACAAGTCTGGATCTTGGAGAGGAcacttcctcctccgcaCCCAAGTATTCTGGCCAGGGTTCCTACTActag
- a CDS encoding uncharacterized protein (Compare to YALI0F17050g, similar to Saccharomyces cerevisiae APC11 (YDL008W); ancestral locus Anc_3.190, similar to uniprot|Q12157 Saccharomyces cerevisiae YDL008w APC11 subunit of the anaphase promoting complex), whose translation MKVKIKQWNAVSVWQWDVPNDEVCGICRVPFDGVCPVCKYPGDDCPLIIGKCAHSFHLHCLLKWLETETSKGLCPMCRQPFETADDAQQQQQVEETQRLHHHHRRTSEV comes from the exons ATGAAGGTAAAAATCAAACAGTGGAACGCCGTGAGCGTGTGGCAATGGGACGTGCCCAACGACGAAGTTTGTGGTATCTGCCGGGTTCCGTTTGATGGAGTGTGTCCTGTGTGCAAGTACCCAGGAGACGATTGTCCATTGA TCATTGGAAAGTGTGCACATTCGTTTCATTTGCATTGTCTACTCAAGTGGCTGGAAACAGAGACGTCCAAGGGCTTGTGTCCCATGTGCCGACAACCATTCGAGACGGCAGACGAtgctcaacagcagcagcaggtggaggagacccAGAGATTGCATCACCATCATCGTCGGACCTCCGAGGTCTAA
- a CDS encoding uncharacterized protein (Compare to YALI0F16984g, no similarity) — MNLRTCISGVRHLSTSRAVCNAPKPGLENYARVVDSIKNDRQKAGDEKPKKKLNLRKKSVSEESYAPGMGRVTVGGSADGNTNKRVDRRIKFGNSSAINDNLVSTNYDAAKDKFRKRRTPLDKKVVPKRYGEYKADEDRKAPRKLFKNNRESKPDVSKRDAEDELLTDYVTVAENARLQAALDALDFENKDVSKAFATLITSEAQPKTKKIDTAKLFKDAFDPSKGSTFNTGVAKPAKADNADFVVHNLNKNFSLNAEQANTLLDIVSGKTPIASLKMKEEN; from the coding sequence ATGAACCTGCGAACGTGTATCAGTGGCGTGCGACACCTGTCGACCTCGCGGGCCGTGTGCAACGCCCCCAAGCCTGGGCTGGAGAACTATGCCCGAGTGGTCGACTCCATCAAGAACGACCGGCAGAAGGCAGGTGACGAaaagcccaagaagaagctcaatCTGCGAAAGAAGAGCGTCTCTGAAGAGTCTTACGCCCCTGGAATGGGCCGAGTGACTGTGGGAGGATCTGCCGATGGCAATACCAACAAGCGGGTCGATCGCCGAATCAAGTTTGGCAACTCCTCCGCCATCAACGACAACCTGGTCTCCACCAACTACGATGCTGCCAAAGACAAGTTCCGAAAGCGACGAACTCCCCTcgacaagaaggtggtCCCCAAGCGATACGGAGAATACAAGGCCGATGAGGACCGAAAGGCTCCCCGAAAGCTCTTCAAGAATAACAGAGAGTCCAAGCCTGATGTCTCCAAGAGAGATGCTGAGGACGAGTTGCTGACCGATTACGTGACTGTTGCTGAGAACGCCCGTCTGCAGGCTGCTCTCGACGCCCTTGATTTCGAGAATAAGGATGTTTCAAAGGCTTTCGCTACCCTCATCACCTCCGAGGCCCAGCCCAAGACTAAGAAGATTGACACCGCCAAGCTGTTTAAGGACGCCTTTGATCCGTCCAAGGGCTCCACCTTTAACACAGGAGTGGCCAAGCCCGCAAAGGCCGACAACGCCGACTTTGTCGTCcacaacctcaacaagaactTCTCGTTGAACGCCGAGCAAGCCAACACTCTTCTGGACATTGTGTCCGGGAAAACCCCCATTGCCTCTCTCaagatgaaggaggagaactAG
- a CDS encoding uncharacterized protein (Compare to YALI0F17006g, similar to Saccharomyces cerevisiae VPS3 (YDR495C); ancestral locus Anc_3.86, some similarities with uniprot|P23643 Saccharomyces cerevisiae YDR495c VPS3 vacuolar sorting protein) yields MTCNPISSVQQNTLPVDLLQTAHHVAATLQNKASMETPPYLKVQTLAPDVLEGATITCIEAWENSLYLGTSDGEVLHFFCVQDIEVSSTDRGREIAPPQYIIASRQKVHATRTRTVDKIVVLPQISRALVLSNSTVSVFSVPEFAPASGFGKVRDVLDMCVDQDISKALLKNPTAAASSVHVTTFTKNTIRIVNVSANGLKLVKDVSYAEALTGVRRGRLCLVGNTKTYDLVDVERVRKVPLFEVWSGADSGADLKPQPVAALVGDSEFLVACGTQKGDPAMGMIINSDGDISRGTIAWNDYPTSVVVDYPLVGAVVGQKVCFHNVVNQTEVLIGDEVDDKVSKEEKSDDKQECKKDSNTDGDNGNKDKGDKKDKKDMEDAEGESEEGEDKGTDNEAGEEAKKPEGASKENTEATVEPATKVTISKVLKQFDIPFPEMVNKLTLVDVYAKDKGGSKDDIKDIEESSHSTKLSSWCKTSSNIFTYSDKGVFTYISTPRLFHLENLVEQQKLGELYIELESFGHGDNANSEAANRQKEYLQLLVCLSHLSHDRQADFKQIWTNSFHDYLLDLKILMYIFCPKILDKLEVPNGVVTALDVSKSMVAPDDKSGDVVSRKWWHTCYDICQYHLRDPNTADFKGRWMLEVLLCQLLVSDCASDLLKENTAEDSSDVVTGAIMHLVESQLVTDKGISESAEILREHKKWYPLSLLDLRVNKIASVCEIWQSILAGDIEEPLFTNGPKRLSALLKTCSDKELVRAYGLWLVDKFPQEGVAIFVDQDSSNAGSKIKFNSKEDKDKISTAIKAMQNQVAWKSYLQQMLFVEGEVSMVGEYVGLLIDECIADIKDAKDYDEDEVSAAYRALNPPKRSYFEFLKSKKGTDTTLASRVEIIRMIDRGLCGEKKEKGDDKSHNGKKSRGKGVFGDAKWHFDVNWSSSLTLEDYLSFQEKLIPYQNQFLLELVIIYGQLGDHQRCIDMLVHDLTDYQTAVDYCANVDNVEGSTPAADEILKRSLFTHLFKQLLKITSDQDTKVYYCRHVMEKYGNHLETKFVLNAVPPNWPIEILNGYLKNVLRQLTNDKNKSLMMKSLTRSENVSMTNELTALTRIDAEVRRE; encoded by the exons ATGACCTGCAACCCTATCTCGTCGGTTCAACAAAACACACTTCCAGTTGACCTGCTACAGACAGCACATCACGTCGCCGCGACCCTTCAAAACAAGGCCTCGATGGAAACACCGCCGTATCTCAAGGTGCAGACGCTGGCTCCAGACGTGCTGGAGGGCGCCACCATTACCTGCATTGAAGCATGGG AAAACTCTCTCTATCTAGGTACTTCTGATGGAGAAGTTCTGCACTTCTTCTGTGTTCAGGACATTGAGGTCTCTTCTACCGACAGGGGACGTGAAATTGCACCACCACAGTACATCATTGCCAGCAGGCAAAAGGTGCATGCTACCCGAACCAGGACCGtcgacaagattgtggTACTTCCCCAGATCTCCAGAGCTTTGGTTCTGTCCAATTCCACTGTCTCCGTGTTCTCAGTGCCAGAGTTCGCTCCTGCCTCCGGCTTTGGCAAGGTCAGAGATGTTCTGGACATGTGTGTAGATCAAGACATCAGCAAAGCTCTTCTCAAAAACCCCACGGCAGCGGCATCTTCTGTCCACGTCACTACATTCACGAAAAACACTATACGAATCGTCAATGTGTCTGCAAACGGCCTGAAGCTCGTCAAGGACGTGAGCTATGCAGAGGCTCTCACAGGAGTGCGTCGAGGCCGTCTTTGTCTCGTTGGTAATACCAAGACATATGATCTTGTGGACGTTGAGAGAGTACGAAAAGTGCCCTTGTTTGAGGTGTGGAGTGGTGCCGACAGCGGAGCAGATCTCAAGCCGCAGCCCGTCGCAGCCCTTGTCGGAGATTCCGAGTTTCTAGTTGCATGTGGAACTCAGAAGGGAGATCCTGCCATGGGTATGATCATCAACAGTGATGGAGACATTTCGCGGGGTACCATTGCGTGGAACGATTATCCTACCTCGGTGGTTGTCGATTATCCTCTTGTTGGCGCGGTTGTTGGTCAAAAAGTGTGTTTCCATAATGTCGTCAATCAGACAGAGGTCTTGATTGGCGATGAAGTGGATGATAAGGTCAGCAAAGAGGAGAAGTCTGACGACAAGCAGGAATGCAAGAAGGATAGCAATACCGACGGTGATAATGgaaacaaggacaagggggacaagaaggacaaaAAGGACATGGAAGATGCCGAGGGTGAATCTGAAGAGGGCGAGGATAAGGGGACCGATAATGAAGCCGGGGAAGAAGCTAAAAAGCCAGAAGGGGCTTCGAAGGAAAATACCGAGGCCACCGTGGAACCTGCCACCAAGGTAACCATCTCCAAGGTGCTCAAACAGTTCGATATTCCGTTCCCAGAGATGGTGAACAAGTTGACACTGGTGGATGTCTACGCCAAGGACAAAGGTGGCTCGAAGGATGACATTAAGGACATAGAAGAGTCTTCTCACTCTACCAAACTCTCTTCTTGGTGCAAAACATCTTCAAACATCTTTACTTACTCTGACAAAGGAGTCTTCACATACATCTCCACCCCTCGACTGTTTCATCTGGAGAATCTAGTCGAGCAGCAAAAGCTGGGAGAGCTCTATATCGAATTGGAATCGTTCGGACATGGAGATAATGCCAATTCAGAGGCCGCCAACCGCCAAAAAGAGTATCTGCAACTCTTGGTATGTTTGTCGCACTTGTCTCATGACAGACAGGCTGACTTCAAGCAAATATGGACCAACTCTTTCCACGATTACCTGTTGGATCTGAAGATTCTCATGTACATTTTCTGTCCCAAGATTTTGGACAAGTTGGAGGTACCCAATGGTGTGGTTACTGCTCTTGATGTGTCCAAAAGCATGGTGGCTCCAGATGACAAGTCTGGGGACGTTGTTTCACGAAAATGGTGGCATACTTGTTACGATATCTGCCAGTACCATCTGCGAGACCCCAACACTGCTGATTTCAAGGGTAGATGGATGCTAGAGGTACTCCTGTGCCAGTTGCTGGTTTCCGATTGTGCCAGCGACCTGTTAAAGGAGAATACGGCCGAAGATTCGTCTGATGTTGTCACAGGTGCTATCATGcatcttgttgagagcCAGCTGGTGACCGACAAGGGCATTTCTGAGTCTGCGGAGATTCTCAGGGAGCACAAGAAGTGGTACCCACTTTCGCTGCTCGATCTCCGTGTCAACAAAATTGCCTCTGTCTGTGAAATCTGGCAGTCAATTCTTGCCGGTGACATTGAGGAGCCCTTATTCACCAATGGCCCCAAGCGCCTTTCTGCGCTGCTCAAGACATGCTCAGACAAAGAGTTGGTGCGTGCTTATGGACTCTGGCTTGTCGACAAGTTTCCTCAGGAAGGCGTGGCGATTTTTGTGGACCAGGACAGTTCGAATGCAGGCTCGAAAATCAAGTTTaactccaaggaggacaaggacaagatcTCGACCGCCATCAAGGCCATGCAGAACCAGGTGGCTTGGAAATCTTACCTTCAACAGATGTTATTCGTAGAGGGTGAGGTCAGTATGGTTGGGGAGTATGTTGGTTTACTGATTGACGAGTGCATTGCTGACATCAAAGATGCCAAGGACTacgacgaggatgaggtGTCAGCAGCGTACAGGGCTCTCAACCCCCCTAAGCGGTCGTACTTTGAGTTCCTCAAGTCGAAGAAGGGCACCGACACCACCTTGGCCAGCCGTGTTGAGATCATTCGAATGATTGACCGGGGACTGtgtggagagaagaaggagaagggcgATGACAAGTCTCACAATGGCAAAAAATCTCGTGGAAAAGGTGTATTCGGGGACGCCAAGTGGCATTTTGATGTTAATTGgtcgtcgtccttgacTCTCGAAGACTATCTTAGTTTTCAAGAGAAGCTCATTCCCTATCAAAACCAgttcttgttggagttggtcATTATTTATGGCCAGTTGGGTGACCATCAGAGATGCATTGATATGCTGGTGCACGATCTCACTGACTATCAGACTGCGGTCGACTATTGTGCCAATGTTGACAATGTGGAGGGAAGTACACCTGCTGCGGATGAGATTCTCAAACGGTCTCTTTTTACTCACTTGTTcaagcagcttctcaagaTCACGTCTGACCAGGATACAAAAGTGTACTACTGTCGTCACGTCATGGAGAAGTACGGCAACCATCTTGAAACCAAGTTTGTGCTCAACGCGGTGCCTCCAAACTGGCCCATTGAGATTCTGAATGGGTACTTGAAGAATGTTTTGCGACAGCTGACCAatgacaagaacaagagtctgatgatgaagagttTGACTCGAAGTGAAAATGTCAGCATGACCAACGAGCTGACTGCGTTGACAAGAATTGATGCCGAGGTTAGAAGGGAGTAG
- a CDS encoding uncharacterized protein (Compare to YALI0F17072g, similar to Saccharomyces cerevisiae HAP3 (YBL021C); ancestral locus Anc_8.167, some similarities with uniprot|P13434 Saccharomyces cerevisiae YBL021c HAP3 CCAAT-binding factor subunit) gives MADSDSKPSSGNELELREQDKWLPIANVARIMKSALPENAKVSKEAKECMQECVSEFISFITSEASEKCAAEKRKTVNGEDILFAMLSLGFENYAEALKIYLTKYRQNQNYKQENRSENRKKKTLPAQEGAVAAAATGSNPVTETNSPSQQQQEEYYAAYDVPINGQDPTEQRFSEEPTQDEKAMYDAYTGDYY, from the coding sequence ATGGCCGACTCGGACTCCAAGCCCTCCTCTGGCAACGAACTCGAACTTCGAGAGCAGGACAAGTGGCTGCCAATAGCCAATGTGGCCCGAATCATGAAGTCTGCGCTGCCCGAAAACGCCAAGGTGTCCAAGGAAGCCAAGGAGTGCATGCAGGAGTGCGTGTCCGAGTTCATTTCCTTCATCACCTCGGAGGCGTCGGAGAAGTGCGCAGCCGAAAAGCGAAAGACAGTCAATGGCGAGGACATTCTCTTTGCCATGCTGTCTCTGGGCTTTGAGAATTACGCCGAGGCCCTGAAGATTTACCTCACCAAGTACCGTCAGAACCAAAACTACAAGCAGGAGAACAGAAGCGAGAAtcgaaagaagaagacgctGCCcgcccaagaaggagctgtggctgctgctgctacCGGTTCGAACCCCGTCACTGAGACAAACTCGCCTtcccagcaacagcaggaggagtacTACGCTGCCTACGACGTTCCAATTAACGGACAGGACCCTACCGAGCAGCGGTTCTCCGAAGAGCCCACCCAGGACGAAAAGGCCATGTATGACGCTTATACCGGTGACTACTACTAA